The DNA sequence TCGAGGGCGTGGGCGTGCCGCCCCGCCCCAGGGCGCTCCTCGCGGCGCACATGGACAAGATCGGCTTCCTCGTCCGCGCGATCGAGCCGGGCGGGTTCCTCAGGGTGAGCGAGGTCGGCGGGTTCGACTCGCGCACCCTGCCGGGCAAGGAAGTGGTCGTTCATTCGAACCCGCCGATGATCGCGGTCTTCGGAACGCGCCCGCCGCATCTGCAGAAGCCCGGCGAGGCCGATCGGCCGATCCAGCTCGAGGATCTCTACCTGGACTGCGGGCGCCCCGAGCGCGACGTGCGGCGCAAGGTCCCGATCGGAACCATGGTGACGCTGCGCCAGCCCCCGATCGAGCTTCTGAGGGATCGCATGGCCGCGCCCGGGATGGATGACCGGGCCGGCGTGGTCGTGATGCTCCGCACGCTCGAGCTTCTGCGCGCCAAGCGTCCCGCGTGGGACGTGGTCGCGGTGGCCACGGTGGAGGAGGAGTTCGGCGTCGTGTGCCTCGGCGCGCGCACCGCCGCGGAGCGTCTCGCGCCCGATCTGGGCATCGCGATCGACGTGAGCCATGGCGACATGCCCGGCGCGCGCGAGGGGGACACGGTTCCCCTGGGCAGCGGACCCGCCCTCGCGATCGGCGGGAACATCCACCCGATGATTCTCGACGGGCTCAAGCGCTCCGCGAAAGCGCTCGCGATGCCGCACCGGATCGAGCCGTGCCCCACCGGGTCGGGAACCGACGCGATGGACATCCAGATCGCGAGCGAGGGCGTCCCGACCGCGGTCGTCGGGATCCCGTGCCGCTACATGCATACCGGCGTCGAGACCGTGGAGCCGCGCGACGTGGATCGCTGCGCGCATCTTCTCGCCCGGTACCTCTCCGATCTCTCCCCCGGATGGCGGGCGCTCGAGGTGCTGAAGTGAACGGCAACGGAGCGCCCCGCTTCCAGGAAGGAATTCTCGAGGCGATCTCGAACGCCCCCGGCGTGAGCGGAGGCGAGGAGGCTGTCCGCGCGATCCTCACCGAGGTCGCGCGCGAGCGCGTCGATTCCCTGGAGGTCGACCCGATGGGAAGCCTCGTCGCGCGAATCGAGCCGGCGAGTCGCCCCCGGGGCGCGGGAAAGCCCCGCGGCGCGCGGCGCGCGGGCCGGGGTCCGCACGTGATGCTTTGCGCGCACATGGACGAGGTCGGCCTCATGGTGACCGCGGTGGAGAAGGAGGGCCGGCTCCGGTTCCGGCGCGTCGGCGGGATCGACCCGCGGATTCTGCCCGGCCAAGCGTTCCGGATCGGACCGCGCGCCGTGCCCGGGGTGATCGGCGCGCTGCCGCCCCATCTCGTTCCGCGCGCGGACCGCGACAAGGTCACGCTCGCCGAGGACCTCTACCTCGACATCGGCGCCGGCTCGCGCGAGGAAGCGGAGGAACAGGTCTCGGTGGGTGAATACGCCGCCTTCGATACGACGTACGAGGGGTGGGGCACCACGCGGAAGGGAAAGGCGTTCGACGACCGCGCCGGATGCGCCGTGCTCGCGAGCCTGATCCAGAGGCGCCCGCCGGTGCCTGTGACCGCGGTCTGGAGCGTCCAGGAGGAGGTCGGCCTTCGCGGGGCGGCCGCGGCCGCGCGGCGCGTCGGCCCCGACCTCGCGATCGTGCTCGAGGGGACCGCCTCAGGCGAGGCGCCGGGCTCGCCCCCCGAGGAGCAGTATCCCTTCATGGGCCGCGGGCCGGCCCTGACCATCCAGGATCGCTCGCTCATGGCGCACGCGCGGCTCCTCGATTCGATCCAGACAACCGCGAAGCGGCACCGCGTCCCGACGCAGTGGAAACGCCCCGGCGTGGGCGGCACCGACGCGGGCCGCATCGCCATCTCGGGCGCCGGGGTCCCGTCCGCGGTCGTCTCGGTTGTCTGCCGCTACATCCACGCGCCCGCGGCCTATCTCGACGTGCGCGACGCGCAACGGGCCGTCACCTTGATCTGGCACACCCTCGAGACCCTGAGAAAGGAATGGCCGTGAGCCGATCCTCCCATCTCGATTCGCTGCTCCCGGCATTGAGCGAGGCGTACGGCCCGCCGGGGCGCGAGACGGGAATCCGCGCCGCATTGAAGCGCGCTCTCAAGGGCGCGGGGTTGGTGCGCGAGGACGCGCTTGGAAATGTGCACCTTCATATCGCGGGCAAAGGGCCGCGGCTCCTCCTGACGGCCCACATGGACGCGCCCGGGCTGATCGTCACGCGCGTGGACCCCTCTGGGCTCGCGCGGGTGTCCATCTTGGGCCAGACCTCCGCGGTGGATTGGGTCGGCGCCACGGTGACGCTGGACGGCACCGCCCGCGGCGTGGTCGGCTGGGACCGCCCCAAGGACCCGAAGGAGACGCGCGAGATCGAGCCCGAGGCGCTTTACTTGGAAACGGGCCTGCGCCAGCGGCAAGCGCCGAAACGCATCGAGGTCGGCGCGGTGGGCGCGCTGCTCGACCGGGCGGAGCGGCTGGGCGAGCTCTGGCACGGCGGCAATCTGGATAACCGCGCGGGGTGCGCCGCGATTCTCGCGGCGGTCCGGGGCACGCGTGGGATTCGGAGCGACCTCCACGTTGTCTTCAGCGCCCAGTCGGATCTCGGCGCGCGCGGCGCGGCGACGAGCGCCTTCGGGATCGACCCCGACGTGGCGGTGGTCCTGGACGTGGCCTTCGTGGGAGAATCGAGGGGACCGGGTGACATCGCGCTCGGGAAGGGGCCGTGCCTCGGGCTCAAAGAGGAAGGGTATCTCCCCCACCCGGCGGCGCTCGCCCTGGTGAAGCGCGCTGCGAAGACTGCGCGGGTACCGCACCAGTGGCTCATCCGCGAATCGGGCGGGAGCGACGCGCGCGCGGTGCGCGCCTCGAGGTCGGGAGTGCCGACCGCGCTCGTCGCGATCCCGGCGCGAAGGCCCGGCGGCCCGCGCGTCCTGATCCACGCGTCGGATCTCGAAGAGACCGTCAAGCTCCTGCGAGGGATCGTGACGACCCCCTACACCGGAGAGAAAGGTTCCCGATGAACGTCTCGACCCGAGGCACCAAGGCCCAGGCATCCCCGATCCGACGCTTGGCCCCCTACGCCGATCAGGCGGTGAGGAGCGGCAGGAAGGTCTATTACCTGAACATCGGCCAGCCCGACATCCCGACCCCCGAGATCGTGATGGAGCGGCTCAGGACCTACCCGGGGAAATACGTGCCGTACAGCCCCTCGGGCGGAATTCCCGAATTCGTGGAGGCGATGTCGCGCTACTACGCGCAGCACGGCCTCGAGGTCGCACCGAAGGAGATGATCACCACGGTCGGCGGAAGCGAGGCGCTCCAGTTCGCGTTCTGGGCGCTCTTCAACCCGGGCGACGAGGTAATCCTCTTCGAGCCCTTCTACACGAACTACGCCACGATGGCCCTCCTGGCAGGGGTCGACGTGAAGCCGATCCCCTGCGACGGGAGGACCGGGTACCACCTCCCGCCGATCGAGGCGATCGAGCGGGCGGCCGGCCCCCGCACGAAGGGGATTCTTCTTTGCGCGCCCTCGAACCCGACCGGGACGGCCTACACCGCGGCCGAAGTGGACGCGATCTGCGATCTCGCGAAGCGCCGCGATCTCTGGATCATCACCGACGAGGCCTATCGCGAGTTCATCTACGACGGCATGAAGCACGAGAGCCCGATGACGCGGCCCGCCGTGGCGGAGCGGGTGGTCCTCGTGGATTCGATCTCGAAGCGGCTCAACATGTGCGGCGCCCGGGTGGGAACCTTGGTCTCGAAGAACCCGGCGGTGCGCGAGGCCGCGCTCAAGTTCGCCCAGGCGCGGCTGAGCCCGCCCACCTTGGGCCAATGGGCGGCCGCGGTGATCGACAAGGTGCCCGCCTCGTACACGCAGGGCGTCGTCGCCGAGTATCGGAAACGGCGCGATCTCGTTCTCGACGGCCTGGCCGGGATCGCGGGCGCGTTCGCGCGAAAACCGGAGGGGGCGTTCTACCTCATGGCCGAGCTGCCGGTCACGGACGCGGAAGAGTTCGTGATCTGGATGCTCAAGGAATACAAGCAGGACAACGCGACGGTCATGGTCGCGCCGGGGGACGGTTTTTACGCCACGCCGGGTCGCGGGAAGAACGAGATCCGCTTCGCCTACGTGCTCGAATGCGACGCGCTCCGCAAGTCGATGGACATCCTGAAGGGCGCGCTCGAGGCCTACCCGGTGAAGGTGGCGCGGTAGGGCGCGGAATGGCGGAGGAGCCGCGCAGACCGGGATCCGGGCCTAACTGAACAGCGCCCGCACGCCCTGGCGGGCGGCTTCCATCCACCCCCCGGGGAAAATCCCCACACCGAGCGTCGCGACCGACGTCGCGAGGAGGGCGGCGCCGATGGCCGCTGGCACCCGGATCGGGGGCAGCACTTCCCCGGGCTCCCGCATGTACATCAGCACGAGCAGGCGCAGGTAATAGAACACCGACACCGCGCTGTTCAGCACGCCGATCACGGCGAGCGGAATGTGGCCCGTCTGGACGGCCGCGCCGAAGAGATAGAGCTTCCCCACGAACCCCACCGTGGGCGGTATTCCAGACAAAGAAATCATGAAGAGCGAGAGCGTCGCGCCGATGAGGGGATAACGGAACCCGAGTCCCGCGTAGTCGCGAAGCTCGTCTCCGCCGACGCCTCTGTGCTCGAGGAGGATCACGACCGCGAAGGCGCCCAGATTCATGGCCGTGTACGCGAGCAGATAGAAGATCGCGCCGGTTCCCCCGGCGTTTCCCCCCGCCACCAGCCCGATCAGGACATAGCCCGAGTGAGCGATGCTCGAGTAGGCAAGCATCCGCTTCACGTTCGTCTGCGCGATCGCCGCCACGTTCCCCACGGTCATCGTGAGCGCGGCGATCACCGAGAGGAGCATGTTCCAGTCGCCGTGGATCGGCCCGAACGCGACGAAGAACGTGCGGAGGAACGCCGCGAAGGCTGCCGCCTTGGGGCCGGCCGACATGAACGCCGTGATCGGAGTGGGCGCGCCCTCGTACACGTCGGGCGTCCACATGTGAAACGGCACGAGGGCCACCTTGAACGCGAATCCAATGAGGATCATCGCCATCCCGGCGAGGAGCAGCCCCGCCGGGAACGCAGCCTCGGCCGTCGTGAGCGCCTCGGCGATCTTGCTCAGGTTCGTGGTCGCGGTCGCGCCGTAGGTGAGCGCGATACCATAGAGCAGAATCGCGGAGGCGAAGGCGCCCAGGAGGAAATACTTCATCGCGGCTTCGTTCGAGGCATCCGAGCCCCGGCGGTAGCCCGCCAGGACGTAGAGGGAGATCGAGAGCACCTCGATCCCCAGGAAGAGCGTGATCAGATCGAGCGCGGATGCGAGGAGCATCATCCCCGCCGTGCAGAAGAGAAGGAGCGCGTAGTACTCGGGCTGCTCCACCGTTTCCGACCGGAGGAAGGGTTCCGAGAGGAGGATGGTCACGAAGGTGCTCGCGAGGAAAAGAAGGTTGAACAGGGTCGCGAGGTCGTCCAGCACCACCATGTCGGCGTAGCCCCTCTGCTCCAGGCCCCACTGCCCCACCGCGCGTACGAACGCCCACGCCACGCCCGCCAGGGCGATGGTCCCGGTCCAGTGTTTCTTCGAGTGCGGCAGCACGAGATCGAGAAGCAGGATCGCGAATCCGACGCCGCACACGATGAGGAGCGGCTCGATCATGCCCAGCGGGGTCGAGATCGGGAGCAGGTTCACTTGGCCCCCTCGGCGCTCGCCGGGACGGCCATCGAGGGCGACGCGGGCGGCGCCTTCAGCGACAAGGTATGCGTGCGGACGCGTCCCAGAAGCTCCGAGACCGAGACGTCGAGCCTGCGAAGGAACGGGTTGGGATACACGCCGATCCAGATGATGAGGAGAATCACCGGGGCGAGGGTCCAGAACTCGCGCTTCGTGAGGTCGGGCAGCCCGCGATTTTTCTCGTGGGTGATCGGCCCGAACATCACGCGTTGGTACATCCAGAGCAGGTAGACCGCCGCGAGGATGACCCCGACGGCGGCGATCGCGCTCACGAGCGGCCACGCGCGGAAGGCGCCCAGGAGCACCAGGAATTCCCCGATGAATCCGTTCAGGCCCGGCAGGCCGATGCTGGACAAACAAACGATCATGAACAGCGCCGCGAACCATGGCAACGTCTCGGACAGCCCGCCGAAATCGGCGATCTCGCGCGTGTGGCGGCGCTCGTAGAGGATCCCCACCGCCAAGAAGAGGGCGCCCGTCGAGAGCCCGTGGTTGATCGACTGGAGGATTCCGCCGGAGAGGCCCTGCACGTTCCATACGAAGAGCCCCAGCATGACGAACCCCAGGTGGCTCACGGAGGAATAGGCCACCAGCTTTTTCACGTCGCGCTGGACCATCGCGACCAAAGCTCCGTAGATGATCCCGATCAGCGCCAGCCCAATGATCCAGGGCGTGTAGGTCATCGCCGCCTCCGGGAAGAGCGGCACCGCGAATCGCAGGAATCCGTACACCCCCATTTTGAGCAGCACGCCCGCCAGGATCACGCTTCCCGCAGTGGGCGCCTCGACATGGGCGTCGGGGAGCCACGTATGGAACGGAAACATCGGAACCTTGATCGCGAAGGCGAGGGCGAAGGCGCCGAAGAGCCAGAGCTGCGTGCCAGGATCGAGAGCCGTGTCGTAGAGCTGGAGCAGATCGAACGTGTAGACGCCCGTCGTGGCATGGTGGGCGACGTAGAGTTTGAGGATGCCGACCAGCATGACGAGGCTCCCCGCGACGGTGTACAGGATGAACTTCACCGCGGCGTAGACGCGCCGGGGACCGCCCCAGACCCCGATGAGGAGGTACATCGGGATGAGCATCACTTCCCAGAAAATGTAGAAGAGAAAGAGATCGAGCGACACGAAGACGCCGATCATCCCGGTCTCGAGGAGCAGGAAGGTCACCATGTAGGCCTTCACGCGCGTCGTGATCGCCGAGAAGGAGGCGAGGATGGATACCGCCGTGAGCAGGGTCGTGAGCAGGATCAGGAGCATACTGATCCCGTCCAGGCCCATGTGGTAGGTGATCCCCAAATCAGGCACCCACGCCGACTGCTCCGTGAACTGCATGCCGCGTTGGGTGGAATCGAACAAGGTGAAGAGCGGTATCGACGCGGCGAACGTGAAGAGCGACACGAGGAACGCCGTCACGCGCACCGTTCGGGGCTTGGAGGATGGCAGCAGCAAGATGAGGAGCGCCCCCACGGTCGGGAAAAACGTCAGGAACGTGAGAATCGGCACGCCCAGAATCGTGAGGGTCATCGGAGCGCCAGGTAGCCGATCACGACCACCGCCCCGAGCGTGAGGATGAGCGCGTAGACCTGCACGTAGCCGACCTGGGCGAGCCTCAAGAGGCCCGCGCCGCGCTCGATCTGCCGGCCCACTCCGTTCACCGCCCCGTCGATCACCGCGGCGTCGAACCGCTCCCAGAGCCGCACCGAGCCACGGTAGAGGGGCTGTACCACCCAGGAGTCAACCATCTCGTCCACCCAGTACTTGTTGAAGACGAGCCGGTAGGCTCCCCTCATCTGCTCCGCGAGCCGCCGCGGGAGGTCCGGGTCGGCAACGTAGAACTTGTACGCAACGAAGATCCCCACCAAGGCGACCGCGAGCGAGATGGCCATGAGACCGGCCTCGGCTCCCGCCGCGTTGGCCGCGTGCGCCGCCGGTGTGAGATCCGCCGCGTCGGCGAAGACCGGCTCCAAGAACCTGTCGAGCCGCTGCCCGCCGGCCAGGAGCGGAACCTGCACGAACCCACCGATCGCGCTCAAGACCGCGAGAAGCATGAGCGGGATCGTCATGCTGTTCGGGGATTCGTGAAGGTGCTGCTTCGCCCCCTCGGGCACGCGCGAGGGACCGTGGAAGGTGAGGAAATAGAGCCTGAACATGTAGAACGCGGTCAGAAAGGCGCCGACCACGCCCGCGCACCAGAGCAAGGGTCCCCCGCGGAGCCAGGTCTGATACAGGATCTCGTCCTTGCTGAAGAAGCCCGCCAACGGGAACACGCCCGCTATCGCCAGCGTGCCGATCAGGAACGTGATGTGGGTCCGCCGAAGGTGGCGCCGGAGCCCGCCCATCCTCCAGAGATTCTGCTCCCCCGAAAGCGCGTGGATCACGCTTCCGGCGCCGAGGAACAGGAGCGCCTTGAAGAAGGCGTGGGTCATCAGATGGAAGATCCCCGAAGCGAACGCGCCCACCCCGCAGCCCAGGAACATGTAGCCGAGCTGGCTGATCGTCGAGTAGGCGAGCACCCGCTTGATGTCGTTTTGCACGAGGCCGATCGTGGCCGCAAAGAGCGCGGTCAGGGCCCCCACGATCGCGACCGTCTGGAGCGCCACCGGGGAAAGCAGGTAGAGGATGTGGCAGCGGGCCACCATGTAGACGCCCGCGGTCACCATGGTAGCGGCGTGGATGAGCGCGCTTACCGGAGTCGGCCCCTCCATCGCGTCGGGCAGCCAGACGTAGAGCGGAAGCTGCGCGCTCTTCCCGGTCGCGCCGAGGAACAGAAGCAGCGCGATCGTGGTCGCGAGCGCGCTCCCCATCGCGAGCCGCTGCGGCGCCTGCGCGAACACGGTCGCGAAATCGACGGTGCCGAAGGTGACGAAAATCAGGAAGATCCCGAGCAGGAATCCCCAGTCGCCGATGCGGTTCACGATGAAGGCCTTCTTCCCCGCTTCGGCGGCCGCGGGCCGCTGGTACCAGAACCCGATCAAGAGATAGGAGCAGAGCCCCACAGCCTCCCACCCCAGGAACATGAGGAGGAAGTTGTCCGCGAGGACCAGCGTGAGCATCGAGAACGTGAAGAGATTCAGGTACGAGAAATACCGGCCGTACGCCTGCTCGTGGCCCATGTAACCGGTCGAGTAGACGTGGATCAGGAAGCCGACGCCGGTCACGACGAGCATCATCACGGCGCCGAGGGGATCCAGCGCGTACCGAACCTCGGCGTGGAAGTCTCCCGATTGGACCCAGGTGAAGAGCCCCTGCGTCACGCGGCGCGCTTCGGGCGGAAGCGCGAGCAGCTCGCTGAAGCACGCGATCGCGATCGCGAACGAAAGCCCCACCGAGCCGACTCCGATCGCGCTCACCGCCTTCCGCGGCAGCTTCCCGGCGGACACCCCGTTCAGGATGGCGCCCAGGAGCGGGAAGAGCGGCACGAGCCAGAGGAGGGTCAGTCCCACGCGCTATCCTTTCAGGAGGTGGACATCGTCCACGCTCGCGGTCTCACGATTTCGGAAAATGGCGACCAGGATCGCGAGGCCGACCACCACTTCCGCCGCGGCGACCGCCATCACGAAGAAGACGAAGATCTGCCCGTCCATCTGGCCGTACTGCCTCGAGAAGGCGACGAAGCTCAGGTTCACCGCGTTCAACATCAGCTCGATCGACATGAAGATGATGAGCGCGTTCCGGCGAACCAACACTCCGACGATCCCGATCGTGAACAGAAGGGCCGCGACGAGCTGGTAATACTCGGTAGGAACGCCGTTCGGATCCATCAGGCGAACTTCCGCTTCGCGAGGACCACGGCCCCGACGACCGCAATCATGAGCAGGATCGAAGTCACCTCGAACGGGAACAGCCACGTGGTGTAGAGGATTCGTCCGATCTCCGCCGGCGATCCGAAGCCCGGAGACAAGGCGGCCACCGCCTCGGGAAGTCCCTCCGAGCCGCCTCGCGACAGGACGATCCAGAGCAGCTCCACGAACGCGATGAACGCGAAGAAAAACCCGAACCCTTTGGCCGCGCCCGGGGTGAGCAGGGGGCTCTCCCCTCTCACGTTCAGGAGCATGACCACGAAGAGGAAGAGGACCATGATCGCGCCCGCGTACACGAGGATTTGGATCGCGGCGATGAACTGGGCGTGGAGCAGAACGAACATCCCGGAGAGGGAGAGAAGCACGCCGACCAGGTGGAGCGCGCAATGAACCGCATTTCTCCGAAAAACCATCCCGAGCGAGAACGCCACCGCCGACAGGGAGAAAAGCGTGAAGAGGATCGCCTCGACCATGGCCGCCTTATCCCGTGAGCGCCACGACGACCGCCGTGACCGCGAGATTGAGGAGCGATAACGGCAGAAGGACCTTCCACCCGAAGGCCATGAGCTGGTCATAGCGAAGGCGGGGGAACGTCGCTCGCAGCCACACGAAGAAGAAAAGGAACAGCGAGAGCTTGATCAGAAACCAGACCACGGGTGGAAGGATCGGTCCGTGCCATCCACCGAAGAAAACGGAGATCGCGACCGCCGAGACCACCATCATGTTCGCGTACTCCGCGAGGAAGTAGAGCGCGAACTTCATCGACGAGAACTCGGTGTGAAAGCCGGCCACCAGCTCGGTTTCCGCCTCCGGCAGGTCGAACGGTGCGCGGTTCGTCTCGGCGATGCCGCAGAGGAGGAAGATCACGAACGCGAAGAACTGCGGCACGATGAACCACATGTGCTCCTGCTGCCGCACGATCCCCGCAAGGCTGAGCGTCCCGGTCATGAGGATCACGCCCACGAGCGAGATGCCCTGAGCCAGCTCGTAGGAGATCATTTGCGCCGAGGAACGAAGCCCCCCCAGGAGGGGGTACTTGCTGTTCGAGGCCCAGCCGCCGAGCACGATTCCGTACACGCCCATCGAGGTCGTTCCCAGGACCCAGAGGATCGCGACGTTCACGTCGGCGATGTGGAGAGGCACCTCACGACCGAACACCGTGACCTTGTCGCCAAAGGGCACGACGCTCAGCGCCACAAAGGCGGTGATCACGGAGAGCGCCGGCGCGAGGAAGAAAACGACCCGGTCCGCCTGGCCGGGGATGATGTCCTCCTTGAAGAAGAGCTTGATGCCGTCGGCGATCGTCTGCAAAAGCCCGAACGGCCCCACGCGCTGGGGCCCGATTCGGTCCTGCATGTGGCCGATCACCTTCCGCTCCATCCACACGATGAAGGGAACCGCGATCAACACGAATCCCAGGACAATCAAGACCTTGACCGCCGATGCGATCAGGAACGCGGCGTCCACGTGGCTACTTCAGCTCTTCCAGAAGCCGATCGACTTGTTGAGGCGTGACGTTTTCGTAGTACCGGTCGTTCACCATGAGTACCGGCGCGGTGCCGCACGAGCCGAGGCATTCGACGGAGACGTACGTGAAGCGTCCGTCCTGAGTGGTCTCGCCGTCCTCCAAGCCGAGCTTGTCCTGGATCTGCTTCTGGAGTCTCTGTCCGCCGAGAAGCGAGCAGGAAAGATTCCGGCACACCTGGATGAGATGGCGGCCGACCGGCTTCTGCTGGAACATGGTGTAGAAGGTGACGACCTGGCGGACCGCCTGAGCCGTGAGCCCCAGGATCGAGGCCACCTCGCGCTGCGTCTCTTCGCTCAGCCAGCCCTGGTCTTCCTGGGCAACGTGAAGCGCGGGGATGAGCGCGGATTGGTGGGTCTCATAGACCGCTTTGAGCGACTCGATCCTCTGGCGCGCCTCCGGCGACAGCACGGGGTCAACCCTCCACGACCGGGAACTGCGCGGACTGCGTCGGGAAATCCTTGCGGAGGGGATGGCCGAGCC is a window from the Candidatus Eisenbacteria bacterium genome containing:
- the nuoE gene encoding NADH-quinone oxidoreductase subunit NuoE; this encodes MLSPEARQRIESLKAVYETHQSALIPALHVAQEDQGWLSEETQREVASILGLTAQAVRQVVTFYTMFQQKPVGRHLIQVCRNLSCSLLGGQRLQKQIQDKLGLEDGETTQDGRFTYVSVECLGSCGTAPVLMVNDRYYENVTPQQVDRLLEELK